A part of Geothrix oryzae genomic DNA contains:
- a CDS encoding polysaccharide biosynthesis protein — translation MFNQKTLVITGGTGTFGNAVLERFLETDIGEIRIFSRDEKKQNDMRDQFSHPKLKFYIGDVRDESSIRDAMRGADFVFHAAALKQVPSCEFFPLEALRTNAVGTENVLNAAIQTRVARVIVLSTDKAVYPINAMGISKAMMEKLAIAKSRTAAPDTTICVTRYGNVMASRGSVIPLFLKQVQDEIQLSVTDPKMSRFMMTIEDAVDLVLYAFEHGLPGDTFVQKAASSTIGVLAEAIQSLLGRPMPLRVIGTRHGEKLYETLLTREEKTIAEDLGGYYRVPADNRDLNYGKYFTEGEEELSEQTDYNSHNVPLLDIEGMKRMLMRLDCVQQALRGERVQV, via the coding sequence ATGTTCAATCAAAAAACGCTTGTTATCACTGGGGGGACTGGAACATTTGGTAATGCCGTTTTAGAAAGGTTTCTTGAAACGGACATTGGGGAAATTCGAATCTTCTCTCGCGATGAAAAGAAGCAGAACGATATGCGAGACCAGTTCTCCCACCCGAAATTGAAGTTTTACATCGGGGATGTCCGAGACGAGTCAAGCATCCGGGACGCCATGCGAGGCGCGGATTTCGTTTTCCACGCCGCAGCCCTGAAGCAGGTTCCGTCCTGTGAGTTCTTCCCTCTGGAAGCCCTTCGAACCAACGCAGTCGGCACGGAGAATGTCCTCAATGCCGCAATTCAGACCAGGGTGGCCAGAGTCATCGTCCTCTCCACAGACAAGGCGGTCTACCCCATAAACGCCATGGGCATTTCCAAGGCGATGATGGAAAAGTTGGCCATCGCAAAGTCCCGGACAGCTGCTCCCGATACCACCATCTGCGTCACACGCTATGGCAATGTCATGGCCAGTCGCGGATCCGTGATTCCGCTCTTCCTGAAACAAGTCCAGGACGAGATCCAGTTGTCCGTGACCGACCCGAAGATGAGCCGGTTCATGATGACCATCGAAGATGCGGTCGATCTGGTTCTATACGCCTTCGAACACGGTCTGCCAGGAGACACCTTCGTGCAGAAGGCGGCTTCCAGCACCATCGGAGTTCTGGCGGAAGCCATCCAGTCCCTCCTAGGCCGTCCCATGCCCCTCCGAGTGATCGGCACTCGCCACGGCGAAAAGCTGTATGAAACCCTCCTCACACGGGAGGAGAAAACCATCGCCGAGGACCTGGGAGGCTACTATCGGGTTCCCGCGGATAATCGGGATTTGAACTACGGAAAGTATTTCACTGAGGGTGAAGAAGAGTTGAGCGAGCAGACCGACTACAATTCCCATAATGTGCCACTCTTGGATATCGAAGGCATGAAGCGCATGCTCATGCGGCTGGATTGTGTCCAGCAGGCCCTAAGAGGCGAACGGGTGCAGGTTTGA
- a CDS encoding polysaccharide biosynthesis protein produces MNPPPSYRPSLPPPSTLDQPLLRQGVKLVLDGGAALVAWMLCERVFVGAHLTPHGALKWTLLALAINLVFQLTRQHYRLIGFRDAVRLAMATTTLLVMSAFVTILAREFHSVFDLETAMASALTTGGLWLTLRGAIRARHERDLGIDQLPDGAIPHRTLIVGAGRAGLMIAEELKRHPELGTRIVGFIDDALDKQGIRIQGTRVLGPSRLLHQIIRKEEATQVVLAIPSAPGSVIRQLTDVVRSAGIEVKTTPGLFNLLGSRAWKPELQDVSIEDLLRREPVELDQSSLNLVLEDAVVLITGGGGSIGGEIARQVAAFRPARIVLLGRGENSLWETERSLRSLFPNQGLSLELCDVRNPIRLQQVFNRWKPQVVFHAAAHKHVPYLEAHPEEAVDNNVFGTLNVVNAALAVGTHTFVNISTDKAVNPTNVLGATKRIAESLVLRAARRAPEGTRYVSVRFGNVLGSRGSVIPIFKEQIRVGGPITVTHPDMTRYFMTIPEASQLVLQAGILGDTAKVYVLDMGDPVKIVDLATDMARLSGLLPGQDIEVQFSGIRPGEKLFEELFTQQEESRTGVHPKVFNANPEELDDDLLEEGAAALRLSIMEGEGRRQAQILRWLQQLVPTYAPSPSGLGRYSEEARDRRSSGAHAIYVPKAQQA; encoded by the coding sequence ATGAACCCCCCTCCCTCTTACCGGCCCTCGCTCCCGCCTCCATCCACCCTGGATCAGCCCCTGCTTCGGCAAGGGGTCAAGCTCGTTCTGGATGGCGGGGCGGCCTTGGTGGCCTGGATGCTTTGCGAGCGGGTCTTCGTGGGGGCCCACCTGACGCCGCATGGGGCCTTGAAGTGGACCCTCCTGGCCCTGGCCATCAACCTCGTCTTCCAGTTGACCCGCCAGCACTACCGCCTCATCGGCTTCCGTGACGCCGTCCGGCTGGCCATGGCCACCACGACCCTGCTGGTAATGAGTGCGTTCGTGACGATCCTGGCCCGCGAATTCCATTCAGTCTTCGATCTGGAAACGGCCATGGCCTCCGCCCTGACCACGGGCGGATTGTGGCTCACCCTCCGGGGCGCCATCCGCGCCCGCCACGAACGGGATCTCGGCATCGATCAGCTGCCTGATGGGGCCATCCCCCACCGGACCCTCATCGTCGGGGCAGGCCGGGCGGGGCTCATGATTGCCGAGGAGCTCAAGCGGCATCCTGAACTGGGGACTCGAATCGTAGGATTCATTGACGATGCCCTCGACAAGCAGGGCATCCGCATTCAGGGGACCCGGGTGCTGGGCCCGTCTCGGCTGCTTCACCAGATCATCCGGAAAGAAGAAGCCACCCAGGTGGTGCTGGCCATTCCCAGCGCCCCCGGTTCCGTGATCCGGCAGCTGACGGATGTGGTCCGCTCCGCCGGGATCGAGGTCAAGACCACGCCGGGACTCTTCAACCTGCTCGGGTCGCGGGCTTGGAAACCCGAATTGCAGGATGTCTCCATCGAGGACCTTCTGCGCCGGGAGCCCGTGGAGTTGGACCAGAGCTCCCTCAATCTCGTGCTTGAAGATGCCGTGGTGCTCATCACCGGGGGCGGTGGGTCGATCGGGGGCGAAATCGCCCGCCAGGTGGCGGCCTTCCGTCCCGCCCGAATCGTCCTGCTGGGGCGTGGAGAAAACAGCCTGTGGGAGACCGAGCGCTCGCTTCGGAGCCTCTTTCCCAACCAGGGACTCTCCCTGGAGCTTTGCGATGTCCGCAATCCGATCCGTCTCCAGCAGGTGTTCAACCGCTGGAAGCCGCAGGTGGTGTTCCACGCCGCGGCCCACAAGCATGTGCCCTACCTGGAAGCTCATCCCGAAGAAGCCGTGGACAACAATGTCTTCGGCACCCTGAATGTGGTGAACGCCGCCTTGGCGGTGGGCACCCATACCTTCGTGAACATCTCCACGGACAAGGCCGTCAACCCCACCAATGTGCTCGGGGCAACCAAGCGGATCGCCGAATCCCTGGTACTCCGGGCGGCCCGACGGGCTCCTGAAGGAACGCGCTATGTCAGCGTGAGGTTCGGCAATGTCCTGGGAAGCCGGGGGAGTGTCATTCCCATCTTCAAAGAACAGATCCGCGTGGGTGGACCCATCACCGTGACCCACCCGGACATGACCCGCTACTTCATGACCATCCCCGAAGCCAGCCAGCTGGTGCTTCAGGCAGGCATCCTGGGCGACACCGCCAAGGTCTATGTCCTGGACATGGGCGACCCCGTCAAGATCGTCGATCTGGCCACAGACATGGCGCGCCTTTCCGGATTGCTGCCCGGACAGGACATCGAGGTGCAGTTCAGCGGCATCCGACCCGGCGAGAAGCTGTTCGAAGAACTCTTCACGCAGCAGGAGGAATCCCGCACGGGGGTCCATCCCAAGGTCTTCAATGCCAATCCGGAAGAGCTGGATGACGACCTACTGGAAGAAGGGGCGGCGGCCCTGCGTCTTTCAATCATGGAGGGAGAGGGTAGGCGCCAGGCCCAGATTCTCCGCTGGCTCCAACAGCTTGTGCCAACCTATGCCCCCTCGCCCAGTGGCCTGGGACGCTATTCGGAAGAGGCCCGCGACCGCCGCAGTTCAGGCGCCCATGCCATCTATGTGCCCAAGGCCCAGCAGGCCTAA
- the pnp gene encoding polyribonucleotide nucleotidyltransferase, whose protein sequence is MNALKFNPTTVSVDLGDAPISLETGRIAKQAHGAVVVRQGDTMVLVAVCYGTPREGIDFFPLTVDYREPVLAAGKIPGGWFKREGRPTTKETLTSRLIDRPLRPLFEEGYNGDTMITAQVLSYDGQHAPETLAMVGASAALIISEIPFVNPVGGVRVGRVNGQLVVNPTVEQRAESDIDLLVAGTSDALVMVECGAKEVLEADMVKALAFGHEQIKTLVKLQKDLQAKVGKPKVAAAKAERNEALYKEVAAAFAEKLFAALTMKVKIESYKAIDLLKKEAVAQFCADKPELKKDLVACFDELKETLFRNAILKQGVRLDGRKFDQIRPLNIEVGVLPAAHGSCLFTRGETQALVTATLGTIQNTQIIDGLEEEYKKKFYLHYNFPGYSVGECKPNRGPGRREIGHGMLAERSLFAVFPTPEENPYTVRVVSDITESNGSSSMATICGGTLALMDAGIKLQSPVAGVAMGLVSDGDKFVVLSDIAGQEDHYGDMDFKVAGTEKGITALQMDIKIGGITTEILTKALDQAKAGRLHLLDLMGKVLAAPRAEFASNAPQMHSIQLPKEKIRDVIGKGGATIRNIIEVSGCEVNIDDDGLCQVAGPTQEKLQVALKMIGDLIQTAEVGKTYLGKVAKVVEFGAFVTILPGLDGLLHVSELAHHRVANPADEVSEGQEVMVKCIGIDEKSGKIKLSRKALIPKPEGADAEPEGEAPSHDDRPRRPRPPRRS, encoded by the coding sequence ATGAACGCATTGAAATTCAACCCCACCACGGTGTCGGTGGACCTGGGCGACGCGCCCATCAGCCTCGAGACCGGCCGCATCGCCAAGCAAGCCCACGGCGCCGTCGTGGTCCGCCAGGGCGACACCATGGTCCTCGTGGCCGTGTGCTACGGCACCCCCCGCGAAGGCATCGACTTCTTCCCGCTGACCGTGGACTATCGCGAGCCCGTGCTGGCGGCCGGCAAGATCCCCGGCGGCTGGTTCAAGCGCGAGGGCCGACCCACCACCAAGGAAACCCTCACCAGCCGCCTCATCGACCGCCCCCTGCGCCCCCTCTTTGAAGAGGGCTACAACGGCGACACCATGATCACCGCCCAGGTGCTCAGCTACGACGGCCAGCACGCCCCTGAGACCCTGGCCATGGTGGGCGCCTCCGCGGCCCTCATCATCAGCGAGATCCCCTTCGTGAACCCTGTGGGCGGCGTCCGCGTGGGCCGCGTCAACGGCCAGCTGGTGGTGAACCCCACCGTCGAGCAGCGCGCCGAGAGCGACATCGACCTCCTGGTGGCCGGCACCTCCGACGCCCTGGTGATGGTGGAGTGCGGCGCCAAGGAAGTGCTGGAAGCCGACATGGTGAAGGCCCTGGCCTTCGGCCATGAGCAGATCAAGACCCTGGTGAAGCTGCAGAAGGATCTGCAGGCCAAGGTGGGCAAGCCCAAGGTCGCCGCCGCCAAGGCCGAGCGCAACGAGGCCCTCTACAAGGAAGTGGCCGCCGCCTTCGCCGAGAAGCTCTTCGCGGCGCTGACCATGAAGGTGAAGATCGAGAGCTACAAGGCCATCGACCTCCTCAAGAAGGAAGCCGTCGCCCAGTTCTGCGCCGACAAGCCCGAGCTGAAGAAGGACCTGGTGGCCTGCTTCGACGAGCTGAAGGAGACCCTCTTCCGCAACGCCATCCTCAAGCAGGGCGTGCGCCTGGACGGCCGCAAGTTCGACCAGATCCGCCCCCTCAACATCGAAGTGGGCGTCCTGCCCGCGGCCCATGGCAGCTGCCTCTTCACCCGCGGCGAGACCCAGGCCCTGGTGACCGCCACGCTGGGCACCATCCAGAACACCCAGATCATCGATGGCCTGGAGGAGGAGTACAAGAAGAAGTTCTACCTCCACTACAACTTCCCCGGCTACAGCGTGGGTGAGTGCAAGCCCAACCGCGGGCCCGGCCGCCGCGAGATCGGCCACGGCATGCTGGCCGAGCGCTCCCTCTTCGCCGTGTTCCCCACGCCCGAGGAGAACCCCTACACGGTGCGCGTGGTGTCTGACATCACCGAGAGCAACGGTTCTTCTTCGATGGCCACCATCTGCGGCGGCACGCTGGCCCTGATGGATGCTGGCATCAAGCTCCAGTCTCCGGTGGCGGGCGTGGCCATGGGCCTCGTCAGCGACGGTGACAAGTTCGTGGTGCTGTCCGACATCGCCGGCCAGGAAGACCACTACGGCGACATGGACTTCAAGGTCGCCGGCACCGAGAAGGGCATCACCGCCCTCCAGATGGACATCAAGATCGGCGGCATCACCACCGAGATCCTCACCAAGGCCCTCGACCAGGCCAAGGCCGGCCGCCTGCACCTGCTCGACCTGATGGGCAAGGTGCTCGCCGCCCCCCGTGCCGAGTTCGCCAGCAACGCCCCCCAGATGCACAGCATCCAGCTCCCCAAGGAGAAGATCCGCGATGTCATCGGCAAGGGTGGCGCCACCATCCGCAACATCATCGAGGTGAGCGGCTGTGAGGTGAACATCGACGACGACGGCCTCTGCCAGGTCGCCGGCCCCACCCAGGAGAAGCTGCAGGTGGCCCTCAAGATGATCGGTGACCTCATCCAGACCGCCGAGGTTGGCAAGACCTACCTGGGCAAGGTCGCCAAGGTCGTCGAGTTCGGCGCCTTCGTGACCATCCTCCCCGGCCTCGACGGCCTGCTGCATGTCAGCGAGCTGGCCCACCACCGAGTCGCCAACCCCGCCGACGAAGTGAGCGAAGGCCAGGAAGTCATGGTCAAGTGCATCGGCATCGACGAGAAGAGCGGCAAGATCAAGCTCAGCCGCAAGGCGCTCATCCCCAAGCCGGAAGGCGCGGACGCCGAGCCCGAAGGCGAAGCGCCCAGCCATGACGATCGGCCCCGGCGGCCCCGACCTCCTCGGCGTTCCTAA
- the wecB gene encoding non-hydrolyzing UDP-N-acetylglucosamine 2-epimerase has translation MKKLRVATVVGTRPEIIRLSRVMSRLDQDMDHLLIHTGQNYDYELNEIFFNDLEIRKPDHFLGAAGATAAETIGQMIVKVDQLLAEDKIDALLLLGDTNSCLAAIPAKRRHIPIFHMEAGNRCFDQRVPEETNRKIVDHISDINLTYSDIAREYLLREGLPPDRVIKTGSPMYEVLNHYRPKIMSSDILDRLGLSRHDYFLVSSHREENIEPEDHFRKLVTILNNLAETIGKRVIVSTHPRTRKRLDTLGITFHPGVELLKPLGFTDYVRLQVDAHTTLSDSGTITEESSILNFPALNLRETHERPEGMEEASVMMTGLEWERVHQGLAILAHQGRGEVRTLRPVSDYSMPNVSDKVVRIILSYTDYINRTVWRR, from the coding sequence ATGAAGAAGCTGAGGGTTGCCACCGTCGTCGGGACTCGGCCTGAAATCATCAGGCTGTCCCGAGTGATGTCCAGGCTGGACCAAGACATGGATCACCTCCTGATCCACACGGGGCAGAACTACGACTACGAACTCAACGAGATCTTCTTCAATGACCTCGAGATCCGCAAGCCCGACCACTTTCTGGGTGCCGCGGGAGCCACAGCCGCGGAAACCATCGGCCAGATGATCGTGAAGGTGGACCAGTTGCTGGCAGAGGACAAAATCGATGCCCTTCTCCTGCTGGGCGACACCAATAGTTGCCTGGCCGCCATCCCTGCGAAACGCCGCCACATTCCCATCTTCCACATGGAGGCCGGAAACCGCTGTTTCGACCAGCGTGTTCCAGAGGAAACAAATCGAAAAATCGTCGATCACATCAGCGACATCAACTTAACCTATTCCGATATCGCCAGGGAATACCTTCTCCGCGAAGGTCTGCCACCCGACCGGGTGATCAAGACTGGTTCACCCATGTACGAAGTGCTCAACCATTACAGGCCGAAGATCATGTCGTCAGACATCCTTGATCGCCTTGGGTTATCGCGGCACGACTACTTCCTGGTGAGTAGCCATCGAGAAGAGAACATTGAGCCCGAGGATCATTTCAGGAAGCTGGTCACCATCCTTAATAACCTGGCCGAAACCATAGGAAAGCGGGTGATTGTCTCCACCCATCCACGCACTCGCAAGCGCCTGGACACCCTTGGGATAACCTTTCATCCCGGCGTTGAGTTGCTGAAGCCACTTGGTTTTACGGATTATGTCCGCCTTCAGGTCGATGCCCACACCACCCTTTCCGACAGCGGAACCATCACCGAGGAATCCTCCATCCTGAACTTCCCGGCCCTCAACCTGCGGGAAACCCATGAACGGCCGGAAGGCATGGAGGAAGCCAGTGTCATGATGACCGGCCTAGAATGGGAACGAGTCCACCAGGGTCTGGCCATCCTGGCTCATCAAGGACGAGGCGAGGTACGAACTCTCCGCCCTGTATCGGACTACTCCATGCCAAATGTGTCCGACAAGGTCGTCCGGATCATCCTTAGTTACACCGACTACATCAATCGCACGGTCTGGAGGAGATGA
- a CDS encoding polysaccharide biosynthesis/export family protein → MRFNLLGGAAILTSALFAQLPQGLDLQALKQAAGAQGVGAADAVPGRSTTLPAATATPATPEDAARQRSEDEKLDEEVRALKRREKGPRRFGADLFQVRQRGSAATEGGIAEDYVLGTGDRLNLNVFGSATFDLPVQVDGRGEIVIPKVGTAKVGGLTLGKAKAAVQGLVSRNFSRSSVDLQVIKLREVRVFVMGEVYRPGSYLVSSLSSLVNVLSLAGGPTAVGSYRDIRVMRGGHKVAGLDLYPLRAEGLGNPNVALQNGDTVFVPLAQNQVLLEGAFQRVVALPPEPKRQKGDTVEPEDLDLDPLKEQRERTQREIKAIEAQLSPNQGAGIAEGGENADPQSQGREPQTAAQLGSRMPQAPVLSLTERAALEDRLFFLKRQLVVLKEAPQGDHRVRINPETQLPVFPQDANESLPEWLRRWESTGVAPRLQFELRAGETVAEALRFAGGFAPEAGPGTLTLRRRDAAGTLSGQDVPLDSANHLALQRGDVLSALPRRERTGPVVQISGWARVPGVFARTEGLKVGDLLRREAQVLPDTYRARGEVVRTAVDGTSRFLAFDVDKALAGDATHNLLLEDRDRVELFRMEDLRLPKLVTVLGPVARPGTYAFHDGMRASDLIFRAGVPAKSADRLVAELARSKDGKPSEVIRLDLAKLLSTETASPITLLDEATNPRIQSDDQLSLFEKPDYKIHRTVRITGQVARPGSYTLDSAKPSLSGLIQRAGGLTAEAMPQAGIFLRRMSTQDASLQRAAEESGLMGKDPTAKGINEILERLNETKRQPLSGQLLKNPLLHGLLAGSLNRMVVDFGGALKGEALSDVELQDGDEIIIPRATEAAYVVGETASPFATYKVRKGMKVGDLLKLAGGTTRNADTSNIRLLKADGRILDSWIEGRTVEPGDTVLVPQRFRRDSSWQENLQALTPLALILNAVK, encoded by the coding sequence ATGCGATTCAACCTTCTGGGCGGCGCGGCGATCCTGACCTCGGCCCTCTTCGCTCAACTTCCCCAGGGACTCGATCTCCAGGCCCTGAAACAGGCAGCCGGGGCCCAGGGGGTGGGTGCGGCGGATGCCGTGCCCGGGCGTTCTACGACCCTTCCTGCGGCTACCGCGACCCCTGCGACCCCTGAAGACGCCGCCCGTCAGCGAAGCGAAGATGAAAAGCTGGACGAGGAGGTCCGGGCCCTGAAGCGCCGTGAGAAGGGACCGCGCCGCTTCGGCGCCGATCTGTTCCAGGTGCGGCAGCGGGGTTCGGCCGCCACGGAAGGGGGCATTGCCGAGGATTATGTGTTGGGCACGGGCGACCGGCTGAACCTCAATGTCTTCGGCAGCGCCACCTTCGACCTTCCGGTGCAGGTGGACGGCCGGGGCGAGATCGTGATTCCCAAGGTGGGCACGGCCAAGGTGGGCGGCCTGACGCTGGGCAAGGCCAAGGCGGCGGTGCAGGGGCTGGTGAGCCGCAACTTCTCGCGCTCCTCGGTGGACTTGCAGGTGATCAAGCTGCGCGAGGTGCGGGTCTTCGTCATGGGTGAGGTCTACCGGCCCGGCAGCTATCTGGTGTCGAGCCTCAGTTCGCTGGTCAATGTGCTGAGCCTGGCCGGGGGGCCCACCGCGGTCGGCAGCTACCGCGACATCCGCGTCATGCGGGGCGGGCACAAGGTGGCCGGGCTGGACCTCTATCCGCTTCGGGCCGAAGGCCTGGGGAATCCCAATGTGGCCCTCCAGAACGGGGACACCGTCTTTGTGCCCCTGGCCCAGAACCAAGTGCTGCTGGAGGGCGCCTTCCAGCGGGTGGTGGCCCTTCCGCCTGAGCCGAAACGGCAGAAAGGGGACACGGTCGAGCCGGAGGATCTGGATCTGGATCCTTTGAAGGAACAACGCGAGCGGACTCAGCGTGAAATCAAGGCCATCGAGGCCCAGCTGTCGCCGAACCAGGGAGCTGGAATCGCGGAGGGTGGTGAGAATGCGGACCCCCAGAGTCAGGGGCGTGAGCCCCAGACCGCCGCGCAGTTGGGCAGCCGGATGCCTCAGGCACCTGTGCTTAGCCTGACGGAGCGGGCCGCTTTGGAGGATCGGCTTTTCTTCTTGAAGCGTCAGTTGGTGGTCCTCAAGGAAGCGCCCCAGGGCGACCATCGCGTTCGGATCAATCCCGAGACCCAACTCCCCGTGTTCCCCCAGGATGCGAACGAGTCTCTGCCGGAGTGGCTGCGGCGCTGGGAATCGACTGGCGTGGCCCCTCGCCTGCAGTTCGAGCTTCGGGCGGGTGAGACCGTGGCCGAGGCCCTGCGGTTTGCCGGTGGATTTGCCCCGGAGGCGGGTCCCGGGACGCTGACCCTCCGCCGACGGGATGCGGCAGGCACCCTCAGCGGCCAGGATGTGCCCCTGGATTCGGCCAACCATCTGGCCCTGCAGCGCGGGGATGTGCTGTCGGCCCTCCCTCGCCGGGAACGCACGGGGCCTGTGGTTCAGATCAGCGGCTGGGCGCGGGTGCCCGGCGTCTTCGCCCGCACGGAGGGGCTGAAGGTGGGCGACCTGCTCCGCCGGGAAGCTCAGGTGCTGCCGGATACCTATCGGGCCCGGGGAGAGGTGGTGCGGACCGCGGTGGACGGCACGAGCCGGTTCCTGGCGTTCGATGTGGACAAGGCCCTGGCGGGCGACGCCACGCACAACCTCTTGCTGGAGGACCGGGACCGGGTGGAGCTGTTCCGCATGGAAGATCTCCGCCTGCCGAAGCTCGTGACGGTGCTGGGGCCCGTGGCCCGGCCCGGCACCTACGCCTTCCATGACGGGATGAGGGCCTCGGACCTCATCTTCCGCGCCGGCGTGCCTGCGAAATCGGCGGACCGCCTGGTGGCCGAGCTGGCTCGCAGCAAGGATGGCAAGCCCAGCGAGGTGATCCGACTCGACCTGGCCAAGCTACTCTCCACGGAAACCGCCAGCCCCATCACGCTCCTGGACGAGGCCACGAACCCCCGCATCCAGTCGGATGACCAGCTGAGCCTCTTCGAGAAGCCCGACTACAAGATCCATCGCACCGTGCGGATCACGGGGCAGGTGGCGCGGCCGGGATCGTACACGCTGGATTCGGCCAAACCCTCGCTGAGCGGGCTCATCCAGCGGGCCGGCGGACTGACTGCGGAGGCCATGCCCCAGGCGGGCATCTTCCTGCGGCGGATGAGCACCCAGGACGCCTCCCTGCAGCGGGCGGCCGAGGAATCCGGCCTCATGGGGAAGGATCCCACGGCCAAGGGGATCAACGAGATCCTCGAACGCCTGAACGAAACCAAGCGGCAGCCTCTTTCGGGCCAGCTGCTGAAGAATCCCCTGCTCCACGGCCTCCTGGCCGGCAGCCTGAACCGCATGGTGGTGGATTTCGGCGGTGCGCTGAAGGGAGAGGCCCTCTCGGATGTGGAGCTGCAGGACGGGGATGAGATCATCATCCCCCGGGCCACCGAGGCGGCCTATGTGGTGGGCGAAACGGCCAGTCCCTTCGCCACCTACAAGGTTCGGAAGGGCATGAAGGTGGGTGACCTGCTCAAGCTCGCCGGTGGCACCACCCGGAATGCGGACACCTCGAACATCCGCCTGCTCAAGGCCGATGGCCGCATCCTGGATTCTTGGATCGAGGGCAGGACCGTGGAACCCGGCGACACGGTGCTGGTGCCCCAGCGCTTCCGCCGCGACTCCAGCTGGCAGGAGAACCTCCAGGCCCTGACGCCACTGGCCCTGATCCTGAACGCCGTCAAATAG
- a CDS encoding capsular polysaccharide biosynthesis protein CapF: MKKTVLVTGANGFVGSNLCAALKYRKDVNLLTYDVNDPLDALPERVLAASAIVHLAGINRPEHPKEFLAGNVNLTTQLVQILQTAGKSTPLILSSSTQAALANPYGESKLAAEEAVFEYSRATGTSVFVYRLPNLFGKWCRPNYNSVVATFCHNIAHKLPIQINNPDAPLDLVYIDDLIDAFCQALEGRAVMNGPFCTVPVVYKTTVGNLADRIRAFASSRDDLSIPPMDDPFTRKLYSTYLSALPTDQFSYPIKMHRDSRGSFTEFLKTPDRGQVSVNISHPGITKGNHWHHTKNEKFLVVSGTGVIRFRKLGTQEVIEYRVSGEKLEVVDIPPGYTHNITNIGECDMVTIMWVNEPFDRDRPDTWIEEV; the protein is encoded by the coding sequence ATGAAGAAAACCGTCCTGGTGACTGGCGCAAATGGATTCGTGGGTAGCAACCTATGCGCGGCCCTCAAATACCGGAAGGATGTGAACCTTCTGACCTACGATGTAAACGACCCGCTGGATGCACTTCCTGAGCGGGTCCTAGCCGCCTCGGCCATCGTGCATCTCGCAGGAATCAACCGGCCGGAGCACCCAAAGGAGTTCTTGGCGGGAAATGTCAACCTGACTACCCAACTGGTCCAAATACTTCAAACGGCCGGGAAAAGCACCCCCCTGATCTTGTCTTCGTCCACCCAGGCAGCCCTCGCCAATCCCTACGGCGAGAGTAAGCTCGCTGCAGAGGAGGCGGTGTTCGAATACAGCCGGGCCACAGGAACTTCAGTCTTTGTCTACAGGCTGCCAAATCTCTTCGGGAAGTGGTGTCGCCCCAATTACAACAGCGTCGTTGCCACCTTCTGCCACAATATCGCCCACAAGCTCCCCATCCAGATCAACAATCCGGATGCCCCCCTCGACTTAGTCTACATCGACGACCTCATAGACGCGTTCTGTCAAGCCCTGGAAGGAAGGGCAGTGATGAACGGACCGTTCTGCACTGTTCCTGTGGTTTACAAGACCACAGTGGGAAACTTGGCTGATCGAATCCGGGCATTCGCCTCCAGCCGGGACGACCTGTCTATTCCACCGATGGACGACCCTTTCACTCGCAAGCTCTACAGCACCTACTTGAGCGCCTTACCCACGGACCAATTCAGCTACCCCATCAAAATGCACCGTGATTCCCGAGGTTCCTTCACGGAATTTCTGAAAACCCCGGACCGAGGTCAAGTATCCGTCAACATCTCGCACCCCGGAATCACTAAGGGCAACCACTGGCACCACACGAAGAACGAGAAGTTCCTTGTGGTAAGCGGGACAGGAGTCATCCGTTTTCGAAAACTCGGGACTCAAGAAGTGATCGAGTACCGGGTCAGCGGTGAAAAACTGGAGGTGGTCGACATCCCCCCTGGTTACACCCACAACATCACCAATATCGGTGAATGTGACATGGTCACCATCATGTGGGTGAATGAACCTTTCGACAGGGACCGCCCAGATACTTGGATCGAAGAAGTATGA